From a single Glycine soja cultivar W05 chromosome 19, ASM419377v2, whole genome shotgun sequence genomic region:
- the LOC114400890 gene encoding metalloendoproteinase 5-MMP-like, translated as MALNLLNLSILFFLLFIVNPFPFVEPRALQLPVFTKTLQNLRGVHKGQKANGVGELRSYLQHFGYLTNGDSSNDNFDNNVESALKHYQEFNHLRSTGVVDDETIKRMSLPRCGMPDIVTQPNANQLLVAPNNYSFFPGQPKWRKFALTYGHMSSVVLSNNFFSSVRAAKLRALQTWARVTNFTFTERAPPADIVYGFHRGDHGDGYPFDGPYGVLAHAFAPQNGRCHYDADEPWNFNGQNIDFETVALHECGHLLGLGHSNTRGSVMEATYAGQRRSLTQDDIDGIRALYQF; from the coding sequence ATGGCTCTTAATCTTCTAAATCTTTCAATCTTGTTCTTTTTACTCTTTATTGTGAATCCATTTCCCTTTGTTGAGCCAAGAGCCTTACAATTACCTGTGTTCACCAAAACTCTCCAAAACCTCAGGGGCGTTCACAAGGGACAAAAGGCGAACGGTGTGGGAGAACTCAGAAGCTACCTCCAACATTTTGGCTACCTAACAAACGGTGATTCTTCGAACGACAACTTCGACAATAATGTCGAGTCTGCTCTCAAACACTACCAAGAGTTCAATCACTTACGTTCCACTGGTGTGGTAGATGACGAAACTATCAAAAGAATGAGCCTCCCACGTTGTGGAATGCCTGATATTGTCACCCAACCTAACGCTAACCAGTTGTTGGTGGCTCCTAACAACTACAGCTTCTTCCCGGGGCAACCTAAATGGAGAAAATTTGCACTAACCTATGGACACATGTCAAGTGTTGTCTTGTCCAATAACTTCTTCAGCTCTGTGAGGGCAGCAAAATTGAGAGCCTTGCAAACATGGGCTAGAGTCACCAACTTCACGTTTACAGAAAGGGCCCCACCAGCTGACATAGTCTATGGGTTCCATCGTGGGGACCACGGTGATGGCTACCCATTTGACGGGCCGTATGGGGTGCTAGCCCATGCTTTTGCGCCACAAAATGGGAGGTGCCACTATGATGCAGATGAACCATGGAATTTTAATGGGCAAAACATTGATTTTGAAACAGTAGCTTTGCATGAATGTGGTCACCTTTTAGGGCTTGGACATAGTAATACTCGGGGTTCGGTTATGGAAGCCACTTATGCAGGGCAAAGGAGGAGTTTAACGCAGGATGATATTGATGGCATACGAGCTCTATATCAGTTCTAG